In Zunongwangia profunda SM-A87, the following proteins share a genomic window:
- the nadE gene encoding NAD(+) synthase, protein MQTTKVIDHIVNWLKDYAKNAKMNGFVVGVSGGIDSAVTSTLCAKTGMNVLVLEMPIHQDPSHVSRAQKHIASLKERFSNVSSERVDLTPVFDNFRDALPNVEESANVDLSLANSRARLRMTTLYYFAGLHKYLVGGTGNKVEDFGVGFYTKYGDGGVDLSPIADLMKSEVYALGKELHVIEDIMLAAPSDGLFGDSRSDEMQLGASYDELEWAMKMQDSGKTKEDFEGRAQEVYATYIRLNTANSHKMNPIPVCEIPVHLKN, encoded by the coding sequence ATGCAAACCACAAAAGTAATCGATCACATTGTAAACTGGTTAAAAGACTATGCTAAAAACGCCAAAATGAACGGATTTGTTGTTGGTGTTAGTGGCGGAATAGATTCGGCTGTGACTTCGACACTTTGTGCAAAAACGGGAATGAACGTTTTAGTACTGGAAATGCCTATCCATCAGGATCCTTCGCATGTTAGCCGCGCCCAAAAACATATCGCCTCTCTAAAAGAGCGATTTTCTAACGTAAGCAGTGAGCGTGTAGACCTTACACCGGTTTTTGATAATTTTAGAGACGCTTTGCCCAACGTTGAAGAATCGGCCAATGTAGATCTGAGTCTAGCAAATTCAAGAGCCCGCTTAAGAATGACCACCTTATACTATTTTGCCGGGTTACACAAATACCTAGTTGGTGGCACAGGGAATAAGGTAGAAGATTTTGGGGTTGGCTTTTACACTAAATACGGTGATGGTGGTGTGGATCTTAGCCCAATTGCCGATCTCATGAAAAGTGAAGTATACGCTCTGGGAAAAGAGTTACATGTTATCGAAGATATTATGCTTGCTGCGCCTAGCGACGGTCTATTTGGTGATAGCCGTAGTGACGAAATGCAACTGGGTGCCAGTTATGATGAGTTGGAATGGGCAATGAAAATGCAGGATTCTGGAAAAACCAAAGAAGATTTTGAAGGGAGAGCGCAAGAAGTTTACGCTACCTATATCCGCTTAAATACAGCAAATTCCCATAAAATGAATCCAATCCCGGTATGCGAAATACCTGTTCATCTTAAAAACTAA
- a CDS encoding response regulator: MSTVLIADQHPVIAESIKYILETNDFINVIGQVLTGKELFKYLENRAPDVLMIEIDLPQLNGIHALRQIKQQYPHIKILVFSCHPEEMYALSAIKAGAAGYISKTNPADIVYKAIKQVTRGGIYLNEEITQKLNSGISNGQNQISRFKKLSSRETEVLNLLSSGKRNKDIAEALSINEKTVSTYKARLLKKLDADSVAELITQSRLLQINTVI, from the coding sequence ATGAGTACTGTTTTAATCGCGGATCAACATCCTGTAATTGCTGAAAGTATTAAATATATCCTGGAAACCAACGATTTTATAAACGTTATTGGCCAGGTTCTTACCGGCAAAGAATTATTTAAATATCTTGAAAACAGGGCGCCCGATGTATTAATGATCGAGATTGATCTGCCGCAATTGAATGGGATCCATGCGCTACGGCAAATAAAGCAACAATATCCTCATATTAAAATCCTGGTATTTAGTTGTCACCCTGAAGAAATGTACGCACTAAGTGCCATTAAAGCGGGCGCTGCCGGATATATTTCGAAAACAAACCCGGCAGATATTGTGTATAAAGCAATAAAGCAGGTGACCCGTGGCGGAATTTACTTAAACGAAGAAATCACCCAAAAGTTAAATAGCGGCATTTCTAATGGACAAAATCAGATTTCCAGATTTAAGAAGCTTTCTTCCCGGGAGACCGAGGTTTTAAATCTTCTTAGTAGCGGTAAACGAAACAAAGATATCGCTGAAGCTCTTAGTATTAATGAAAAAACGGTAAGCACTTATAAAGCAAGATTGCTAAAAAAATTAGATGCCGATAGCGTTGCAGAGCTTATTACTCAATCCCGACTATTACAAATAAACACGGTTATTTAA
- the dnaG gene encoding DNA primase → MISKSTIDSVFETARVEEVIQDFVQLKKSGTNFKGLSPFTDERTPSFMVSPVKQIWKDFSSGKGGNVVAFLMEHEHYTYPEAIKYLAKKYGIEIEETQQTDEQKEQANERESMYLVSEFANKYFQKILHKTDAGQAIGLSYFKERGFTNETIKKFELGYCLDDWDAFTKEALAEGYKLDYLEKTGLSIVKGERQFDRFKGRVMFPIHSMSGRVLGFGGRILTSDKKAAKYLNSPESEIYHKSKVLYGISYAKQAIAKEDNCYLVEGYTDVIQFHQSGVENVVSSSGTALTTEQIRLISRLTKNITVLFDGDAAGIRASLRGIDLILEQGMNVKVCTFPEGEDPDSFARQKSEDQLKEFLAENATDFISFKASLLMKDAKNDPVKKAALIRDMVSSIAKIPDTIQQEVYLQECSRIMDISEDVLFSTLAQLTKKGEQDQKRAAKKDQKSFKVVRDNQPNQEQQTIRRVDELHVLERGIVSALLLYGNEKREFEEMFLEADESGEPVLKSAHVERKVSRKIYLDLQEDEVALANPDFRAIYEHLIEYYNREEKLIIEKFVSEIPPEKSAIVTDILMAEEQYQLSDWMRQDIPVKSKNEQIDRLVSETILNFRRHLLMSKIKELQSSITELNAEVDNSEKLEEIMDYIQLRKTIEEKLNRVTS, encoded by the coding sequence TTGATTTCTAAAAGTACCATAGACAGTGTTTTCGAAACCGCCCGGGTAGAGGAGGTGATTCAGGATTTTGTTCAGCTTAAAAAGTCGGGCACAAATTTTAAAGGATTGAGTCCGTTTACCGATGAGCGTACACCTAGTTTTATGGTATCGCCGGTAAAGCAGATTTGGAAAGATTTTTCTAGTGGAAAAGGAGGTAATGTTGTGGCTTTTTTAATGGAGCATGAACATTATACCTATCCAGAAGCTATTAAATACCTGGCAAAAAAATACGGGATCGAAATTGAGGAAACGCAGCAAACCGACGAGCAAAAAGAGCAGGCCAATGAGCGTGAAAGTATGTATCTGGTTTCTGAATTTGCCAATAAATATTTTCAGAAGATCCTTCATAAAACCGATGCCGGTCAGGCGATCGGACTTAGTTATTTTAAAGAACGTGGTTTTACCAATGAAACCATTAAAAAATTTGAGCTTGGCTATTGTTTAGACGATTGGGATGCTTTTACCAAAGAAGCTTTGGCTGAAGGTTATAAGCTCGATTATCTGGAGAAAACTGGCTTGTCTATCGTAAAAGGGGAAAGGCAATTCGATCGTTTTAAAGGCAGAGTGATGTTTCCCATTCATTCGATGTCGGGCAGGGTTTTGGGCTTTGGAGGCCGAATTTTAACTTCAGATAAAAAAGCAGCAAAATACCTAAACTCACCGGAAAGTGAGATTTATCATAAAAGTAAGGTTCTCTACGGAATTTCTTATGCCAAACAGGCCATTGCAAAAGAAGATAATTGCTACCTGGTAGAAGGATATACTGATGTGATCCAGTTTCATCAAAGCGGGGTAGAGAATGTGGTGTCTTCTTCAGGAACTGCGTTGACCACCGAGCAAATTCGGTTAATAAGTCGTTTGACCAAAAATATCACCGTACTTTTTGATGGTGATGCCGCAGGAATAAGAGCTTCATTGCGCGGTATCGATTTGATCCTGGAGCAGGGGATGAATGTGAAAGTTTGCACCTTTCCCGAAGGTGAGGATCCCGATAGTTTTGCCCGACAAAAATCAGAAGACCAGCTTAAGGAATTTTTGGCAGAAAATGCAACCGATTTTATAAGTTTTAAGGCATCTTTATTAATGAAAGATGCGAAGAACGATCCGGTGAAAAAGGCAGCTCTTATTCGTGATATGGTAAGTAGTATTGCTAAAATTCCTGATACTATCCAGCAGGAAGTGTATCTCCAGGAATGTTCAAGGATTATGGACATTTCAGAAGATGTATTGTTTTCGACCTTGGCACAGCTCACTAAAAAAGGAGAACAAGATCAAAAGAGAGCGGCGAAAAAAGACCAAAAGAGCTTTAAGGTTGTAAGGGATAATCAACCAAACCAAGAGCAACAAACCATAAGGCGGGTAGATGAATTACATGTATTGGAAAGAGGTATTGTAAGCGCGTTATTACTCTATGGGAATGAAAAACGGGAATTCGAAGAAATGTTTCTGGAAGCCGATGAATCTGGAGAGCCGGTTTTAAAAAGCGCCCATGTAGAACGAAAGGTATCGCGAAAGATCTATTTAGACTTACAGGAAGATGAGGTGGCTTTAGCTAATCCTGATTTTAGAGCGATTTATGAGCATTTGATCGAATATTATAACCGCGAGGAGAAGCTGATTATCGAGAAGTTTGTTAGTGAAATCCCACCAGAAAAATCGGCTATTGTTACCGATATTTTAATGGCCGAGGAGCAATATCAGCTAAGTGACTGGATGCGTCAGGATATTCCTGTGAAATCTAAAAATGAGCAAATCGATCGTTTGGTTTCGGAAACCATACTGAATTTTAGGCGTCATTTATTAATGAGTAAAATAAAAGAACTGCAAAGTTCGATTACCGAGCTGAATGCTGAGGTTGATAATTCAGAAAAGCTGGAAGAAATTATGGATTATATTCAGCTTCGTAAAACTATCGAAGAAAAACTAAACAGGGTAACCAGTTAA
- a CDS encoding porin family protein, with product MKTIIIYVAFLLSVFTINTVNAQKQKITEQEKIENIEKTRKEAIENATKEEKHNLEKEIRYIDNLVREGKLSKEEGEEKKKKAAKRAAENIKNRIAIAENNAELLLREQEDTTSYHGSYLMTMEFAENGKIADLNIKKRINDTELQDPDTKRTKSDLVLAFGFNNALEDGQSINDSDFKLAGSRFFEIGLAWTTRVFENSNWLRVKYGFSFQLNGLKPTDNRYFVQDGDITRLEEFEYDLDKSKFRMDNLVMPIHFEIGPSSRGEANGYRKYSTEGKFKIGFGGYGGFNIGERQKLKFNDGDDQKKKNKSSFNTNDLVYGLSGYLSFGGTALYAKYDLNPIFSSPNTELNNFSLGLRFDVD from the coding sequence ATGAAAACAATTATCATTTATGTTGCCTTTTTATTATCGGTATTTACAATTAATACAGTTAACGCACAAAAACAAAAAATCACAGAACAAGAGAAAATTGAGAATATAGAAAAAACCCGAAAAGAAGCCATTGAAAATGCAACAAAAGAAGAGAAGCATAATTTAGAGAAAGAGATAAGATATATTGATAATTTAGTTAGAGAAGGAAAGCTGTCTAAAGAAGAAGGCGAAGAAAAAAAGAAAAAAGCAGCAAAGCGTGCAGCAGAAAATATTAAAAATCGAATCGCTATTGCAGAAAATAACGCTGAACTTTTACTAAGAGAGCAGGAAGATACAACATCATATCACGGTAGTTATTTAATGACAATGGAATTTGCTGAAAATGGAAAAATAGCCGATTTAAATATAAAAAAACGAATAAATGATACAGAATTACAAGATCCAGATACTAAAAGAACTAAAAGTGATTTAGTATTAGCCTTTGGTTTTAATAATGCATTGGAGGATGGACAATCAATAAATGACTCGGATTTTAAATTAGCAGGAAGTCGATTTTTTGAAATTGGTCTGGCTTGGACGACCAGAGTTTTTGAAAACTCAAATTGGTTAAGAGTAAAGTATGGATTTTCTTTCCAGTTAAACGGATTAAAACCTACAGATAATCGCTACTTTGTACAAGATGGAGACATCACAAGATTAGAAGAATTTGAATACGATTTAGATAAATCAAAATTTAGAATGGATAATCTTGTAATGCCTATTCATTTCGAAATCGGGCCTTCCTCAAGAGGAGAAGCCAATGGTTATCGTAAATATTCTACTGAGGGTAAATTCAAAATTGGCTTTGGGGGATATGGTGGATTCAATATTGGTGAACGCCAAAAACTAAAATTTAATGATGGTGACGACCAGAAGAAAAAGAATAAAAGCAGTTTTAATACTAATGATCTTGTATATGGCTTAAGCGGTTACTTAAGTTTTGGAGGTACAGCACTTTATGCTAAATACGATTTAAATCCAATATTTTCCAGTCCAAATACAGAGCTTAATAATTTCTCTTTAGGCTTAAGATTTGATGTAGACTAG
- a CDS encoding RNA polymerase sigma factor, whose translation MKVIQLFKNESQLIKRAAQNNREAQQKLYEIHSGKMLSVCRQYIRDLHDAEDVMLSAFFKVFTHLKDFKFEGSFEGWVRRIMIREAISFLRKKKNLEFQEDGFSKYAESANNIDEELSVAHIQRLIDDLPEGYKMVFVLYAVEGYKHQEIAEMLNITEGTSKSQLFKARKLLQEKLTNKETGYGAN comes from the coding sequence GTGAAAGTAATTCAACTCTTTAAAAACGAATCTCAGCTTATAAAACGTGCTGCGCAAAACAATCGCGAAGCGCAACAAAAGCTGTATGAGATTCATTCGGGGAAAATGCTTAGCGTTTGCCGGCAGTATATTAGAGATTTACACGATGCCGAAGATGTGATGTTAAGCGCTTTTTTTAAAGTCTTTACCCATTTAAAGGATTTTAAGTTTGAGGGAAGTTTTGAAGGTTGGGTTCGTAGGATTATGATTAGGGAAGCGATAAGTTTTCTTCGGAAGAAAAAGAATCTCGAATTTCAGGAAGATGGATTTAGCAAATACGCAGAAAGCGCGAATAATATTGATGAAGAATTAAGCGTAGCGCACATTCAGCGGTTAATTGACGATTTGCCTGAAGGTTATAAAATGGTTTTTGTGTTGTATGCGGTAGAAGGGTATAAACATCAGGAAATTGCTGAAATGTTGAATATTACAGAAGGAACTTCCAAATCTCAGCTTTTTAAAGCGAGAAAATTATTACAGGAAAAATTAACGAATAAAGAAACAGGTTATGGCGCCAATTAA
- the rluF gene encoding 23S rRNA pseudouridine(2604) synthase RluF, producing MAEENLTRINKFLSEAGYCSRRAADKLIDQGRVTINGVVPEMGTKIAPGDEVKVDGELIATEEKEKPNVYIAFNKPIGIVCTTDTKREKNNIIDYINYPERIFPIGRLDKPSEGLIFLTSDGDIVNKILRARNNHEKEYIVKVNKPLQPDFVKKMSKGIPILDTVTRECFVEQTGENEFRIILTQGLNRQIRRMCEYLGYAVTKLKRIRIMNVPLDIPVGKWRHLTKAELKEIDRLVNTSSKTEEASQLSENNDNKIAKPKGIKPKNPNKHKRPRKKS from the coding sequence ATGGCTGAAGAGAATTTAACCCGTATAAATAAATTTTTAAGCGAAGCTGGATATTGTTCCAGAAGAGCTGCAGATAAACTTATCGACCAGGGGCGTGTAACCATAAATGGTGTTGTGCCTGAAATGGGTACAAAGATCGCTCCCGGAGACGAAGTTAAAGTGGATGGTGAATTAATTGCCACAGAAGAAAAAGAGAAGCCAAATGTGTATATCGCATTTAATAAACCTATAGGGATTGTTTGTACAACCGATACAAAACGGGAGAAAAACAATATTATCGATTATATTAATTATCCTGAACGTATTTTCCCTATTGGTCGTTTAGATAAGCCCAGTGAAGGCTTGATTTTTTTAACTAGTGATGGCGATATCGTCAATAAAATTTTACGTGCCCGTAACAACCACGAAAAGGAATATATTGTAAAGGTGAATAAACCTCTTCAGCCCGACTTCGTAAAAAAAATGAGCAAGGGTATACCCATTTTGGACACGGTGACCAGAGAATGTTTTGTAGAGCAAACCGGTGAAAACGAGTTCAGAATAATCTTAACGCAAGGGCTTAACCGCCAAATTAGACGCATGTGCGAATATTTAGGCTATGCAGTAACCAAACTTAAGCGTATTAGGATTATGAATGTTCCTTTAGATATTCCTGTTGGAAAATGGCGCCATCTCACCAAGGCAGAACTTAAGGAAATCGACCGTTTAGTAAATACTTCTTCTAAAACCGAGGAAGCTTCGCAGCTTTCCGAAAACAATGACAATAAAATAGCGAAACCAAAAGGAATTAAACCTAAAAATCCAAATAAGCACAAAAGACCTCGCAAAAAATCTTAA
- a CDS encoding DUF7218 family protein: MAKRVKNQEQYEALRDQGYSKEKSARIANTENSGKKGGAAEKYEDRTKEDLYQQAKKVGIEGRSKMTKNELIKALRNN; the protein is encoded by the coding sequence ATGGCGAAACGTGTAAAAAATCAGGAACAGTACGAAGCCTTAAGGGATCAGGGGTATAGTAAAGAAAAGTCGGCCAGAATTGCTAATACTGAAAATTCTGGAAAAAAAGGTGGCGCAGCTGAGAAATATGAAGACCGTACTAAAGAAGATCTATACCAACAGGCTAAAAAAGTAGGTATAGAAGGACGCTCTAAAATGACGAAAAACGAACTGATAAAAGCATTAAGAAATAACTAA